A region of the Etheostoma cragini isolate CJK2018 unplaced genomic scaffold, CSU_Ecrag_1.0 ScbMSFa_4657, whole genome shotgun sequence genome:
ACAGGCGCTGCCGCAAGAAGACGCGCCCGCTGGAGCGCCGCGGGTCGAAGGTCACGTACAAACCTCTTCCTTTCAGCTTCTACGAGCCCGGCAGCAACCGTATCCTTAGCAACGCTCCCAGAGGTGTCCTGCGACCGCGTGGCCCCGCCCCCCGCGGCCCCGCCCCCATCTGCCCGCCCCCCTGTGTCCGTCAGCTGTTCCGCAGTCTGAGCCCGGACCTGAACGCCGACTCGTTCTCTCTCAGCGCGCTCGGTGACAAACAGGAAGCGGCAAGGAGGCGGGGCCGGGGACCCCCCCCGGCCCCCCGGGGCAGGTCAGAgcggaggaggggaggggggagggacAGGACACGCCCACCTCCCGCCAAGAGAAGAACCAGCTCCCCGGCGGCGCCCAGACAGCCGAAGAGGGACGGTCTGCGGCGGGGGGGGGCGTCAGAGCCCCGCCGGGGGCGGAGCCGCAGGGGGCGGGGCTCTGAGAGGAGGCGGAgctagagacacacacacacccctccacCAGGGTTATTCCCTGCAGCCCCTGAACACAGCAGCTGTCTGAACGATGCGTTCACTGAAGTCGGGACGTTCCAGTGAtttaatcaaatacattttgaactaattttttaatgaaattatttaaaattgatttaaaagttttttgtaaacattttgattttattttgatttctattctaaacaaaaacatgaaagtattttattaaaatgtctgttttctaCAGTCTATATAACATATTAAACATCTCTTATAACCGTAACTGGGTGTCTGTTGTCACGGCGACCGCCAGTCGCTGAAGAGAAGCTCCCACCTGATTGGCTGCCTGCAGAAGCTCCGCCCCCTTCCTCCCATCTggacacaaagaaaaatatgttttaggtctctctgtctgtctgtgtctcacctgtctgtctctgcttgcctgtctgtctgtgtctcacctgtctgtctctctgtcctcctgtctgtctgcagctccGTCTTCAGTCTCTCCACGGTCTCCTGCAGCAGCTCCTCTGGACTCCACATCCCACAATTctctgcttcacacacacagctgtccacAGCTTGTAGTTCTTCatggtgcattgtgggagagGGAGTTTGTAGTTCTTCCCAGTGCTTTGTGGGAGAGGGAGTTTGTAGTTCTTCCCAGTGCTTTGTGGGAGAGGGAGTTTGTAGTTCTTCCCAGTGCTTTGTGGGAGAGGGAGTTTGTAGTTCTTCCTCGCTCCACTCGTCCTCCGTCTTCAGAAACTCTTCTTCTGGGTTTCTCTCAGAGTCTGAAGGTGGCGTGaagttttctctctctgtgtcctttGTGGCCTCCATGTCCTCCCTTTCCTTTGTGGCCTTTGTGTCCTCCCTTTCCTTCGTGGCCTCCATGCCCTCCCTTTCCTTTGTGTCCACCATGGCTTCTGTgtcctccatctcctctgtgGCCTCCATGTCCGCCATCTCCTCCCTGTCCTCCGTGCTGGCGTTCTGTAGCATGTTGTCGGCTTGATGTTGAGTGTCCATCTTGTTCAGAGCctgcaaaaagacagaaaatcagGGAATGGAGACAAGTGAACTACAAGTCCCAAGATGCATTTCACTTGTTCAAGATACTGATAGTTGAACATAAACAGCCGGGAGTCACCatcaccaaactccatgtaactaatcactacttttagcatgtatagagcagcatatctccaccagactccatgtaaataatcactacttttagcgtgtatagagcagcatatctccaccagactccatgtaaataatcactacttttagcatgtatagagcagcatatctccaccagactccatgtaaataatcactacttttagtttgtatagagcagcatatctgtGTGTTTACCTGAGAGAGGGTTTGCTGCAGACGGAGGTTGTGTTCTCTCAGCGTTTCCATTGTAACCTCCATGTCCGAGCACCGGTCCTCCAGGAGGCCCTGCTCTGATTGAACGGTGAGCCGAAACGCCTGCATCTGC
Encoded here:
- the LOC117941211 gene encoding dystrotelin-like is translated as MEQQMQAFRLTVQSEQGLLEDRCSDMEVTMETLREHNLRLQQTLSQALNKMDTQHQADNMLQNASTEDREEMADMEATEEMEDTEAMVDTKEREGMEATKEREDTKATKEREDMEATKDTERENFTPPSDSERNPEEEFLKTEDEWSEEELQTPSPTKHWEELQTPSPTKHWEELQTPSPTKHWEELQTPSPTMHHEELQAVDSCVCEAENCGMWSPEELLQETVERLKTELQTDRRTERQTDGRKGAELLQAANQVGASLQRLAVAVTTDTQLRL